Part of the Desulfobaccales bacterium genome, TCAGGGCCTCGTTGGCCTGCTCCAGCGGGAAGGTCTGGACCTCGGTTTTGACCGGCACTTGGGGGGCGAGCTTGAGAAACTCCTCGCCATCGGACCGGGTGAGGTTAGCCACGGACCGAACGACTCTCTCTCCCCAGAGGATGTCGTAGGGAAAGGACGGGATGTCGCTCATGTGGATGCCGCCGCTGACTACCACCCCGCCTTTGGCCGAAGCCTTTAGGGCCGCGGGGATAAGCGCGCCTACAGGAGCAAAGATAATGGCTGCATCCAGTTCTACCGGGGGCAACTCCTCGGAGTTTCCGGCCCAGACGGCCCCCAGGCTTCGGGCAAACTCCTGGGTCTCGGTGTCTCCCAGGCGGGTGAAGGCATAGACCTTTTTGTCCTGGTGCACCGCCACCTGGATGGTGATGTGGGCCGCGGCCCCAAAGCCGTAGATCCCTAAGTGCTCCCCGGCCGCGGCAGCCATGCGATAGGAGCGGTAGCCGATAAGCCCGGCGCACAAAAGCGGCGCGGCCTCCGCGTCGCTATAAGACTCTGGTATGGCAAAACTGTAGCGCTGGTCGGCCACGGTGTATTCGGCGTAGCCTCCGTCCAGGGTGTAGCCGGTGAACTTAGGATTGTCGCACAAGTTCTCCAGGCCTTTTAAGCAGTAGCGGCAGGCGCCGCAGGTAAACCCCAGCCAGGGCACACCGATGCGGTCACCTAAATTAAACTGCTTAACCGCACTGCCAATTTCCACCACGGTGCCCACGATTTCATGGCCCAGGATCAGGGGCAACTTGGGGTGGGACAGTTCCCCATCCACCACGTGGAGGTCGGTGCGGCAGACCCCGCAGGTATGCACCCGGATAAGCACCTGTTCGGGGGAAGGCGTTGGCACCGGCACTTCCAACCATTTGAGGGGTTCACCCGGCTGCTCTAACACCATGGCCCGCATGGTTTCCGCCTTGGTCATGCTTCTGACTCCTGCGTGCTTATTAGGGGCCACACCATTGTGCGGCTCTGATTCATCTTGCACAGAAAATAAGGATTCCTCAGGGCTTCAGCAAGATCAAAATGCACTGGGAAACAGATCCCAACTAACTAGTTTCCATCCGGGAACGGCTTTGGAATTCCCCCCTTTACCAAAGGGGGGTTAGGGGGGATTTGGGGTGTTAAAGTATCTCCTATTACGGAAAAAACTTTTGGCAAACGCTATAAGTCATTTCAAAACCGATTTTTGGGTTCACTTTGAAATGACTTGAAAGGAAATAATCACCCCCCTTTGGAAAAGGGGGGCAGGGGGGATTTATATAACGCCTTGAAATCCCCCTAAATCCAATGCTGTTCACTTAAACCAAGTTGCGCTCATAGAAGTAAGAAAAGCTCACGGTCTGTAGTGGAGTACCCGAGTGTGCGCCCAACCTGAGGGCGGACACATAGGTCCGCCCCTACAAAAATTAAATTACCTGTTTGATCGCAGTTTGGTATTAAACATTTGTAGGGGCGGGGTCTCCCCGCCCCTGGCTTAATGTGCCACGGGTTGGGCAGGGAAACCCCGCCCCTACAGCCGATCAGAAATCGCCAATGCTTAAGTGAACAGTATTGCCCCTAAATCCCAGCAGTGTCTGGTTAGAAAATTGCATGAGGTTGTTCTGCCCCCCTCACCCCAGCCCTCTCCCCCCGAAGCGGGTGGAGAGGGGGTAGGAGATGTGGCCGTTTTAGTAACCATAAGGCATTAAATCGGTTCCACTTTTTCCCCTCTCCCCAATGGGGGAGAGGGTTAGGGTGAGGGGGAAGTAATCTTCTCGGAGCCGGAAGGGCGCAGCGAATTTTTGAGCTGTTGGACTACGCCCAACGAACTTCCTCATTTGCAAAAACCTAACCGGACACTGCTGCCTAATACCAAGTTGCGCTCATAGAAGTAAGAAAAGCTCACGGTCTGTAGTGGAGTACCCGAGTATGCGCCCAACCTGAGGGCGGACACATAGGTCCGCCCCTACAAAAATTAGATTACCTGTTTGATCGCAGTTTGGTATAAATCCCCCTTTTCCAAAGGGGGATTTTGAAGGGCGTGTGCGTCTTTAAACATTTTCAGATGAGAATTATACTCATTGCCAAAAGTTTTTTCTTATTAACCCCTCACCCTACCCTCTCCCACAAGGGGAGAGGAGAATTAGAGGAAAAAACTTTTGGCAAACGCTATAACTTGGGGGAAACCACCGGTTGGTCTACCTTCCAGGAGCGGTTGCCCGCTCTGGCAAAGTGTGCTACAAGGGGCTATGAACCATGGCTATAATTTAAGGCGAGGTTTTGTATGAGAGATTTCAAGACCATGTCCAAAGACCTGGTGGCTGCCCTGGATCTTAAATATGAACCGGTGGGTGTCACCCTTTACGGGCAAGCCGATCCCCTCCCCGCGGGCGTGTCTTTTCCCCCGGATAAGCTGAAGAGCTATTGCCAAGCCCTGGTGCTGGCCGGGGAAGGCCGCACCCTGCTCTTAGGCAAAGAGCAGATGGGCTGCAAGTTGGGGACCTCGGTGCTGGGGTTCGAATCCGATATGGAGGCCTTCCTCGACGACGGTGTCCTGGAGAAATACGGCGTAGGCCTTTACGGTTCTGAAGAAGCCTCTGCCGCCACCATCCTCCACTCCACATATATAGAGAAAGGCCAGACCAAGGCGGCCTTCATCGCGCCCTTGTCAAGCTTTCATAACCAGCCTCAAGTCGTGGTATTCACGGCCGACAGCGAGCAGGTCATGTGGCTGCTTTACGCGGTGAATTACGATAAAGGCGGGAGAATGGATCTGCCTCAGTCCGGCGGGGCCTTGGGGGGCTGCGCCGATATCACCGCGCTGCCCCTGCTCCAGGGGATTTGCAACATTACCTTCCTGGGCTTAGGGTGCCGTTTGAAGTCGGCTGTGGATGCCTGTCACCTCATGCTGGGCGCGCCCGGAGTCGCCCTGGGAACGATCCATCAGCACATCTTAGACATGGCCAAGCCCATCTCCATGCTCAAAAAGGCCGGAGCCGGCGGTTAAGTAAGCCGAACCCATCGTTTCGACCACCGTTCAGGCAACGGGATAAGGGGACTAATCCTTAAGTCCAAGTGGAAAAGCGTCCAGGAATTGCTTCACGGATAATACTTGAGCATACCGGGCCCGCAAGGCCGCCATGAACGCGGCATGGACCTGGGCAGCCGGCACCTCCAAGCCTTCAAAGACCAGATTGCAAGTGGCGCAGGCATCGTGGATCACCTGGCAGCGGAGGCCATAGTCGAAGGCCGCCCTGGTGGTTGAGTCAATACACATATGGCTCATGGCGCCGCAGATGACCAGGTCCTCAATCCCGGCTCGGCCGAGTACCTCCAGAAGACCCGTCTTGCGAAAGCTGTTGGGGAAATGCTTCTGAACCACCGGCTCTTTTGGAAGCGGTTGCAGCGGTTGATGGATTTCCACGCCTGGCGTATCCGGCCGGAAAAAGGTCGCGTCTGGTCCCAACGCCACATGTTGCACGTGGAAAATGGGCAGACCGGTCTTCCGGAATGCCAGGAGCACTTTGTGGGCCTGGATTGCAGCCGCCTCGATTCCCACTAATTCCATGCGGCCGCCGGGGAAATAATCGTTTTGTAAGTCAATGAGCACGAGTGCCGGTTTCATGGCAGAGATCCCTTTCCTCCTCAAGATGGTGGGGTGAGACTTGGCTGATAGCCGGGAAGATCAGACGGCTGGTTGCGCCTGGACTACCTCTTTGGCGGGCGGTCGCAAGCGGCCGTGTTGCTCCACCCGCTGGATGATGAAGTCCTGCCACTCCTGCCACTGGGCGATGGGATTGATCTGGGTATTTTCGAGGGGGACCTCGGCCCGGGCGCTGGCCGCGTGCCCCCCTGCGGAACCCAGCTTACCGAAAGCCCGGGCCGCCAGGCGGCCGGCATTTTTTCTCAAGCCGTCGTTTCTGAAGATGACTACCAGCTTGTCCTGGAAAATTCCGCCGACGATGGTCCAGGAGATCTCGCCGGCCCGCATAAAGAAATCAGCCAGGATTACCAGGATATCCGGGGTGTTCACCGGACCCAGGAAGGCGTAGAGGCGGGTGTGGCGAATGCGGAAGCGGTTCAGGGCCTGCTGGAAGTAGCCCAGCATGGGAATATTGAACTCGGCAAACTCCAGGCGCCGCACCAGTGGCCTCCGGGTGAAGCCGAAGAGATAGTGAAAGGCCCGGACATCGGCTTCGATGGCGGGCCGCTCAAAATTGGCCGTGTCGGTCTTGATGCCGTAGTACAGGGCCGTGGCCAACTTCAAGGATGGTTTGATCCGGGCCTCCCGCAGATATTCAGTCAGGATGGTGGAGGCGGCGCCGTATTCCGGGCGGATATCCACTAACCTGGCCTTGGTTTCCGGGGCCCGGGGATGGTGGTCGATAATCACGTCGTAACGGCAGATTCCCAAGAGGTCATGGTGCGAGGGTTGGCTGTCCACCAGGGCTTTGCGGTTGTAGTCGTCGAGGTTCAGGTCCTGGAGGGCGGTGAGGGATATGCCCAAAAGCTGGACCATCCGCTGATTCTGGGGGCGGGTGATGGGGCGGATGGGGGCCACGACGCAAGTCGTCAGGCGACGCCACAACAGGCGTTTGAGGGCCAGGGCGCTGGCAATGGCGTCCGGGTCGGGATCGATCAGGATCACCAACCGATCTTCATGGCTGAACAAGTGGTAAAGCCGCTGGACCGCGCTGCGCATGGATGGTCACGCCCCTTCAATCATTGTAAGTCGTGTACGGGAAAACTGGAAGGGCTTTTTCAGCGAAAAAGCTGAACCTGCCGAAAACTCTCAGGCCATGTCGACGCCGGGGAGACCTGAGTCGCCGATTCCGCCGCAACCGGCGATTTTTCTTTGCCAGGCCCGGCCACTAAATTATAAAGTAATGGGGCAGTGGCGGGGCGGCCGACCCGGTCGCCACCTTTACCGGAGGAGGCATAATGGACAACCATACCAGGGAGGTGGTGGACGGCATTTTGGCCGGAGAGGTGCGCACCGCGGCGCGCCTCATGCGGGATTTGGATGACGGCAGGCCAGAGGCCCGGGAGATTCTCAAAGAGATCTACCGGCATAGCGGCCGGGCGCATATCATCGGGATTACCGGCTCCCCCGGGGTGGGTAAGAGCACTCTGACCGACCGCCTCATCCAGCATCTCCGCAAGCAGGGCAAAACCGTGGGCGTCGTTGCGGTGGACCCCACCAGCCCCTTTTCCGGCGGCGCCATTTTGGGGGACCGTATCCGCATGCAGCGCCATGCCCTGGACGAGGGCGTCTTTATCCGTTCCCTGGCCACCCGGGGGCATTTTGGCGGGCTGACGGCGTCGGCCCGGGCGGTGATCACCGTGCTGGACGCCATGGGCAAGGATTATGTCCTGGTGGAGACCGTGGGGGTGGGCCAGGATGAAGTGGAAATCGCCGCCACCGCTTACACCACTGTGGTGGTGACGGTGCCGGGCATGGGAGACGACATCCAGGCCATCAAAGCCGGCATCCTGGAAGTGGCGGACATTTTGGTGATCAACAAGGCGGATCGGGAGGGGGCCTCCCGCACCTACCAAGAATTGCTGCAAATGCTGGATTTGCAGACGTTTCGGCGGGAGAGGGACTGGCGGCCGCCGGTGCTCATGACCCAGGCCAAGGATCAGGAGGGCATTGAGGAGTTGATGGCGGCGCTCAAGGATCACCAGGAGTACCTGGCCCAAGATGGCGGCGCGGCGCGACGTGCAGCCATCGCTTCCCGGGCCCGCCAGGAGTTTTTGGAACTTCTCAAAGAGGGGCTCTTCCGGCACCTGGTCAAACAACTAGAGGCCGATGGCCGCCTGAACCAGGTTCTTGAAGACATGTTGAGGAAACAGACCGACCCGTATTCGGCCAGCGAAGCCCTGGTCCTTAAGACCCTGGGGCCGATAAAGAACGCTGTCTTATAACCGGGAGGTTTATGCTGTTCCTCAAGGAGGGGGATAAGCATCTGGAAATCCCCCTAAATCCCCCTTTTTCAAAGGGGGACTTTACCTGGCCAGGCCCAGCGTTCCGCACCCGGTGGTAAGGGCCCGTGAGGCACTTCACGCTATTCTGATTTCTTTCTCCCCTTTTTCCCCTCTTCGGCCTTTTCCCCTTCTTCCTCCTCCAGCACCAGGTTGACGTGGCGGCGGCGGATGTCCACGTGGGCAACTTTGACCCGGACCAGGTCGCCCAGGGCGAAGATGCGGTGAGTGCGCCGGCCGAAGAGACGCTGGTGGGATTCTTCATAACGGTAGTAGTCATTGGGCAGGTCCACCAGGCGCACCAGGCCTTCGGCAAAGATTTCCTCCAGGGCGACGAAAAACCCGAAGGCGTTGACCCCGGTGATGCGCCCCGTGAAGGCCTCACCCACCCGGTGGGCCAGGCAGCGCACCTGCATGCGGGACAGCATCTCCCGCTCCGCTTCGATGGCCGTCCGTTCCCGCCGGTTGAGATGTCCGGACTGGGTTTCCAGGTCTTCCAGGTCCACGGAAAACGGCGGTTTGCGCCCCGCCAGCCGGGCCAGGAGCAGCCGGTGCACCAGGAGATCGGGGTAGCGCCGGATGGGGGAGGTGAAGTGGGTGTACCAGTCGGTGGCCAGGCCGTAATGCCCCAGGGCTTCCCCGGCGTAGCGGGCCTGCTTGAGCGAGCGCAGGAGCATCAACTGTACCATGGGGGCCAGGGGGGTCTGGCGGACTTTTTCCAGAAACTCCCGGAGGACCCGAGGATCGCGGTTGACCTCCTTGGGCAGATCAAACCCCAGACTCTTCAAGTACGTGCGGAACGCGGCCAGCTTGGCGGGGTCGGGGCTCTCGTGCACCCGAAAGATAGAGGGCTCCCCCAGGAAGGTGGCCACCGCTTCGTTGGCGGCGATCATGAACTCCTCGATGAGCTGGTGGGACACCAGGTGATCCACCCGGCGCACGTCCACCGGCCAGCCCTTGTCGTCCATCACCACCTCGGCCTCGGGAATGCTCATCAAGAGGCTGCCCCGTTCGCCCCGGCGCTCCCGCAACCGGTCACAGAGGTCCATCATCTGGGTGAGCATCTTCACCACCGGCCGGTAGCGGCTCCGGAGTTGCCGGTCTTTGGCGACCACCAGGTCATCAACCAAGCGGTAGGTCAGGCGAAAATGGTTGCGGATGACACTCCTGGTAAAGTTGAAGTCCTTGATGCGGCCGCGGCGGTCGAAATGCATGATTACCGTCACCGCCAGGCGGTCTTCCTCAGGGATGAGGCTGCACACGTTGGTGGCCAGCTTGCCCGGCAGCATATGCACCGCCCGCTGCGGGAAGTAGACGCTGGTGCCCCGCTCCTGGGCCTCTTTATCCAGGGACGAGCCCGGGGTGACATAGTAGCTCACGTCGGCGATGGCTACATAGAGCGTGAAAGTACCGCCGGGCTTTTTCTCCAGATAGACGCCGTCGTCGAAATCCCGGGCGGTTTCGCCGTCGATGGTCACAAAAGGCAGGTGGCGCAGGTCCTCCCGGCCTTTCAGGGCCTTGGCCGACAGGTCGGGAACGAGCCGGTCCGCCTCGGCCAAGACTTCCGGCGGGAACTCGTCGGCCAGGCCGTGCTTCAAAATTACCAGCCGGGTCTGGACCTCGGCGTCTTCCACATCGCCCAGAACTTCGGTGATCACTCCTTGGGGATTCAGGTGGCCCGTGGGATAGTGGGTCACCGCGGCCCGCACCACCTGGCCCTTCATCGCGCCATTGAGATGCTCCGGGTCGATCACCAGATTGAAGAGCAGGTGCTCGTCTTCGGGCTCCACAAAATAGGTGTCCCCGGCCTGGGACAACAGCCCCAACACTTCCGTGAGCCGGCGGGAGAGGATGCGGATCACCCGGCCTTCCCGGCGTCGGCCTCGGCTGCCCTCGATCCGCACCACCACCTGGTCGCCATGCCAGGCTTCTTTCAGGTTTGCGGCAACCAGGTAGATGTCCTTGCCGCCGGATTCCGGAGCCACAAAGCCGAAGCCGTCCGGGTGGACGGAAAGTTCCCCCACCACCAGGTTCATCTTTTCGGCCAGACCGAAGCGGCCGCCTTTCAGGGAGACCAACTGCCCCCGCGCTACCAACTGGTCCACCGACATGGCTGCGGCCTCGGCCTGGTCCTGACCGGCATTGAGCAGGCGGAGGAGTTCCTCCAGCAACAGCGGCCGGGCGGCTTCCTGGAAAGTCCGCAGGATGCGGTCTTCTATGGACCCGGGTCCTTTGCTGCGACGTCTTCGTTTGGTCATGGTCAACCTCGCTACTTGAGCCTTGAGGCACATAAGGGATTATGTGCCCAGATTGCAAAAATTATCGGCATATTGGCCTCATTATCCCTCATTCTCCTGATTTTACAGAGAAAAAAATAGTGCGCGGACTTACGGCACTCATTAAGCGTATCAGCCAGACCAGGATGGCCACCAGCCAACCGGCTTTGTTGACCAGTTCGCTTAAGGCGGAACCGAGGCGATTCCGTCCCACCCGGCCTCCTTGATGGAAAACCAGAATTGGCCGAGGTGGGTGAGAATGGTGATATGCCGGTACCCACCGCCGCGACGGCCAGACCGCCGCGGATTGAAAATGTGCTGGTATCCTGCCGGCCTCATGTCAAAGATAATATCTTCGGCCCGCTTTGTCACTAAGCACCGCCAGAGACAGAATAAAATTCTCCCACCTAAAATAAAAAAATTTATGGATTTATATTCACCATGTTGATAAAAGAAAGCATGATTGGGATAGCGCTATTTTCTCATTAGTTTGAACGTTCAGGGTTCGGCCATACTACCTTTTCCACTAAAGAGAAAAAGGTTGGAGGAAAATATTTTGATTAACATATCGACACTGAAAAACAGTAACATAATCTCTGATAAAGTTTGGAATATTTTGAGATGCCCATTTTGTTTAGGTAATATACAAAAAAACGGTAGGTTATGTGAATGTCAACAATGCGGGGAGAATTATGAAATTTCCAAAGATGGACAGCCTGATCTTCGCCTAAAGAAGAATAAATCATATAACTTTAATATAGAAATTAACAACTCTTACGATACTACATATGATCTCCATATCAGTGAGAATTATTGGCTAATTCCATTTTCACCTAATATGCGTCCAGAGGTAGATTTTAAGGGGGTAAGAATTCCTGCCAGGTTAAATATTGCCCAACTTAGTCACTTTCCGAAAGCAAAAACCAGAGGTGACTTAATGTTGAATCTTGGTTGTGGTGAAGGCATTCACCGAGAGGTCTGTGAACACGCAGGCTTTGAATATGTCGGAGTTGATATACGAGAACAGCAAGCCCATATACTCGGCGACGCTCACGCTCTGCCATTTGCTGATAATTCTTTTGACTTCGTTCTTGCAATAGCAACTTTGGAGCACCTCAGAAACCCTTTTATTGCGATAAGGGAAGCTCACCGCGTTTTGAAACCAGGAGCAACGCTCTTAGGCACTGTTGCATTTTTAGAACCGTTCCATGATTTAAGTTATTTTCATCATAGCTATTATGGCCTTAATTATTTACTGCAAAATGCCGACTTTAAGATAAAAGCTATCGGTCCCGAGGGGGACTGGCCGGTTTTAAGGGCACTTGCCGAAATGATCCTCTTCCCGAAACTCCCCAAAAGTCTTTCCAACTTGTTAGTTGCCCCTATCCAGATTCTCCATAAATTATGGTGGAAAGCAGGCTCAAAAATCGCTAAAACTGAAACCTCCCAGGAAAAATACCGTCTATTGGCAACAACGGGAAGCCTAACTTTTGTAGCAGAGAAAATATCTTATTAAAATAATATGGAACTATATAATGAATACGTCAAACCATAAATCAATATGTTTGTTATCTATAGAGGATTCTGCGGTTTTTTGTGGAACTTTTGGGCCAAAAATTAAAGTAACGCAGATTTGCATCGTAAGAATGCCATCGGAGATTTTGACATGCCCGTAAGGTCTCCCTTACATGTAATATTGACAGGCCTGCTGGTATTGATAGGAACATTTTTAATATTTTATATTACCAGACAGGGAATTGGAATATCCCCTGATTCATTGACCTATATTTGTAGCGCTAATAATTTATTCAATGGTAAAGGGTTATGCACGCTATCAGCCGAAGGCGATTTAATAACCATGACCCATTATCCTCCGTTTTATCCTGCGTTAATAGCGTTTGGTCAATTTATGGGGTTGGATGCTTTAACTTTTTGCAAAGCTTTAAATATCATTATTTTCGGATTAAACATTATATTATTCGGACTGATACTTTATAAATCAACTGAAGGCAACGTTTGGGCATCATTTTTGGGTTCGCTTTTCCTCATAGTCTCGTACGATATAGTTAGAATTCATCTTTGTGCAATGACCGATCCAATATTTATATTCTTTGCCCTCAGCGGTTTTTATACATTAACTCTTTATATTGATTATGAGTCTAATTCTTATTTGATCATCTCATCTTTATTAATATCGTGTGCATTGCTCGCAAGGTATGTGGGGCTCTCTTTAATAATAACGGCAATCGTAGCAATAGCAATTTTGACCAAGAAGAATCTAAAAGATAAAATTTATGATTGCCTAATATTTGTTATTATAAGCGCAACACCATTATCTCTATGGTTAATAAGAAATATCTATTTGACCGGTAATCCTTTCAATCGGTCTTTTGGGTATCGTGAT contains:
- a CDS encoding zinc-dependent alcohol dehydrogenase family protein, translated to MTKAETMRAMVLEQPGEPLKWLEVPVPTPSPEQVLIRVHTCGVCRTDLHVVDGELSHPKLPLILGHEIVGTVVEIGSAVKQFNLGDRIGVPWLGFTCGACRYCLKGLENLCDNPKFTGYTLDGGYAEYTVADQRYSFAIPESYSDAEAAPLLCAGLIGYRSYRMAAAAGEHLGIYGFGAAAHITIQVAVHQDKKVYAFTRLGDTETQEFARSLGAVWAGNSEELPPVELDAAIIFAPVGALIPAALKASAKGGVVVSGGIHMSDIPSFPYDILWGERVVRSVANLTRSDGEEFLKLAPQVPVKTEVQTFPLEQANEAL
- a CDS encoding DUF169 domain-containing protein; translated protein: MRDFKTMSKDLVAALDLKYEPVGVTLYGQADPLPAGVSFPPDKLKSYCQALVLAGEGRTLLLGKEQMGCKLGTSVLGFESDMEAFLDDGVLEKYGVGLYGSEEASAATILHSTYIEKGQTKAAFIAPLSSFHNQPQVVVFTADSEQVMWLLYAVNYDKGGRMDLPQSGGALGGCADITALPLLQGICNITFLGLGCRLKSAVDACHLMLGAPGVALGTIHQHILDMAKPISMLKKAGAGG
- a CDS encoding cysteine hydrolase family protein translates to MKPALVLIDLQNDYFPGGRMELVGIEAAAIQAHKVLLAFRKTGLPIFHVQHVALGPDATFFRPDTPGVEIHQPLQPLPKEPVVQKHFPNSFRKTGLLEVLGRAGIEDLVICGAMSHMCIDSTTRAAFDYGLRCQVIHDACATCNLVFEGLEVPAAQVHAAFMAALRARYAQVLSVKQFLDAFPLGLKD
- a CDS encoding DHH family phosphoesterase, translated to MRSAVQRLYHLFSHEDRLVILIDPDPDAIASALALKRLLWRRLTTCVVAPIRPITRPQNQRMVQLLGISLTALQDLNLDDYNRKALVDSQPSHHDLLGICRYDVIIDHHPRAPETKARLVDIRPEYGAASTILTEYLREARIKPSLKLATALYYGIKTDTANFERPAIEADVRAFHYLFGFTRRPLVRRLEFAEFNIPMLGYFQQALNRFRIRHTRLYAFLGPVNTPDILVILADFFMRAGEISWTIVGGIFQDKLVVIFRNDGLRKNAGRLAARAFGKLGSAGGHAASARAEVPLENTQINPIAQWQEWQDFIIQRVEQHGRLRPPAKEVVQAQPAV
- the meaB gene encoding methylmalonyl Co-A mutase-associated GTPase MeaB, yielding MDNHTREVVDGILAGEVRTAARLMRDLDDGRPEAREILKEIYRHSGRAHIIGITGSPGVGKSTLTDRLIQHLRKQGKTVGVVAVDPTSPFSGGAILGDRIRMQRHALDEGVFIRSLATRGHFGGLTASARAVITVLDAMGKDYVLVETVGVGQDEVEIAATAYTTVVVTVPGMGDDIQAIKAGILEVADILVINKADREGASRTYQELLQMLDLQTFRRERDWRPPVLMTQAKDQEGIEELMAALKDHQEYLAQDGGAARRAAIASRARQEFLELLKEGLFRHLVKQLEADGRLNQVLEDMLRKQTDPYSASEALVLKTLGPIKNAVL
- the rnr gene encoding ribonuclease R, which produces MTKRRRRSKGPGSIEDRILRTFQEAARPLLLEELLRLLNAGQDQAEAAAMSVDQLVARGQLVSLKGGRFGLAEKMNLVVGELSVHPDGFGFVAPESGGKDIYLVAANLKEAWHGDQVVVRIEGSRGRRREGRVIRILSRRLTEVLGLLSQAGDTYFVEPEDEHLLFNLVIDPEHLNGAMKGQVVRAAVTHYPTGHLNPQGVITEVLGDVEDAEVQTRLVILKHGLADEFPPEVLAEADRLVPDLSAKALKGREDLRHLPFVTIDGETARDFDDGVYLEKKPGGTFTLYVAIADVSYYVTPGSSLDKEAQERGTSVYFPQRAVHMLPGKLATNVCSLIPEEDRLAVTVIMHFDRRGRIKDFNFTRSVIRNHFRLTYRLVDDLVVAKDRQLRSRYRPVVKMLTQMMDLCDRLRERRGERGSLLMSIPEAEVVMDDKGWPVDVRRVDHLVSHQLIEEFMIAANEAVATFLGEPSIFRVHESPDPAKLAAFRTYLKSLGFDLPKEVNRDPRVLREFLEKVRQTPLAPMVQLMLLRSLKQARYAGEALGHYGLATDWYTHFTSPIRRYPDLLVHRLLLARLAGRKPPFSVDLEDLETQSGHLNRRERTAIEAEREMLSRMQVRCLAHRVGEAFTGRITGVNAFGFFVALEEIFAEGLVRLVDLPNDYYRYEESHQRLFGRRTHRIFALGDLVRVKVAHVDIRRRHVNLVLEEEEGEKAEEGKKGRKKSE
- a CDS encoding class I SAM-dependent methyltransferase, encoding MEENILINISTLKNSNIISDKVWNILRCPFCLGNIQKNGRLCECQQCGENYEISKDGQPDLRLKKNKSYNFNIEINNSYDTTYDLHISENYWLIPFSPNMRPEVDFKGVRIPARLNIAQLSHFPKAKTRGDLMLNLGCGEGIHREVCEHAGFEYVGVDIREQQAHILGDAHALPFADNSFDFVLAIATLEHLRNPFIAIREAHRVLKPGATLLGTVAFLEPFHDLSYFHHSYYGLNYLLQNADFKIKAIGPEGDWPVLRALAEMILFPKLPKSLSNLLVAPIQILHKLWWKAGSKIAKTETSQEKYRLLATTGSLTFVAEKISY